Part of the Panicum virgatum strain AP13 chromosome 4N, P.virgatum_v5, whole genome shotgun sequence genome is shown below.
AGCTTGTTCGTAAAGAGTTAGAAACATAGTTTCTTGGTTCCTTAGCACTGTTTGAAAATCCTGTTGCACATGGGAAATATTTGCAGCTCACTTGTATATTCTGAAACAAAACTGCAGATACACATGGAAATGACGCTATTGCCTTCTCTGATGCTACTGCACTGGCACTGGGGATGGAATCAAACGCATGGATCCCAAATCAGGAGGACCAGGCATCAGCAGCAGCCAAATAATGTAAGCAACTATCTGTCACCGCCGCACTCCCCTCCAAAGGCCGACAGGCTATCTGCCGTTAATCCTTTTCGCCGGTGTCGTGATCCGCACAGGTGATGCCGCCATGTTTGCATCTGCACTGGCCATGGCCAGCACGAGCACCATCAaactggctggctggctggccggccggccgtggcTCACATGCACATCAGCTGCTGGCCGCtagcaccggccggccggccaaggcAATTTGCAAGCTCCACTCCAGTCAGATCTATATCTACTTGCAGATGCAGATCAGGTTTGCTTGTCAGTGGAGAGCAGTTTTCGTGCGCTTTCTCGGTTCAAGTccttatctctttttttttctttctttcctccTCTCAAGTGGATTACAAGTAGTGGCATGGTAAGCGATTCCttttgtggggggggggggggggggggacaagaGCGCATCTCTCTGGGTGGTGTTTGTGTGGCCAGGATCAGTTTGGGGATACCTGTGGGCACATCGGTGATCTGGACAGACTCTGAGGTGAAGTCGACTTGCATTGCATCCTAACCTGGGCTCTCTATCCATGTTGGTATCCAAAGACTTTTCTCCTTCCATATATGGTGCATGGGAAAATAATTGTCTAGTTATAGTTTGTATGGATGGCGACCTACTTATATTTGTTAGAACATGTGCTTACTGTACTTG
Proteins encoded:
- the LOC120668618 gene encoding uncharacterized protein LOC120668618 yields the protein MIYPMLSILVTIPTLGSAHSLRKVNWRLSIHCSWTAGSQSQDLANSFIPPTQIHMEMTLLPSLMLLHWHWGWNQTHGSQIRRTRHQQQPNNVMPPCLHLHWPWPARAPSNWLAGWPAGRGSHAHQLLAASTGRPAKAICKLHSSQIYIYLQMQISGLQVVAW